From Lepisosteus oculatus isolate fLepOcu1 chromosome 8, fLepOcu1.hap2, whole genome shotgun sequence, one genomic window encodes:
- the armh4 gene encoding mucin-12: MECSMTLRLLLLAWWCALAGARPVQTKELATPSQRDGESTTEGGQPLGLLGVGSPMAGEKKPSAAVAEGFFLDPSSISTKPTPPSIQTLALSTEKKSELRIGFGGGSKSSGPTGWPALFGESEVSHQTQRLKASLRSSGVRVESSAFSPTPLSGEQGAMPTPAVVKDSGGPERGAASLGKAALARYQDTPAAQADKDDSHSHLGLWKNTVAMEAGESQFSTPKGSLNQVLERRREDGPGVGRLAQDRSQKNIEEGLGTLPSEVESLDATGSNATGVALSDSPQAKNWESDTVRTQGAKIVKTTSKPFRLSTAGQERPHQAETPMVSEGRETDLSDNMEATNLDVPGFQGQEEQESDTALLAKTGNTQHPWAQYNDGNENRAVPSERERKTELLSYAKLPTPTGIHDRTRNKGTLSDTSEMASLALLDRTPFFSHSTSSTVRLVSEVRLTEELDDSQHFTSLAPELRENRATIAPSSPRPNLSLTSSSSPGLTASPGESLSQASTHEDPGPASSIPTGGWGPSNKLAGESWLAVSAGPRAEDLVHQTGMAESPSPPVTVKVGAPHSTLLTTNSVESLPVTAKTVDISWSNAGTEGTILDPEVEWTPLPEEIPLLFEPSAYTVADNYPLLSEVLVTLPPDGPPLGSQSLVTRISSAYSLLPEGTSAASPNGALKESLSGAPVTVLPAGPSLALQTASSEVSEEVGPPLMTSITSPALGPNLENWNIGFEELDTTSTLEEALPSTPETPPPGTSPEQPFLTTIPKTTSRSTLRPESGLEDLEKLESEEERDKEDEEDEETEESEEEESHEDQAELVSTPTPSFSHTPYRLPSSSQWVQHNQGLVRSWVEKIRDKAGYVSGMLAPVGIGIAGALFILGALYSIKVMHRKRRSSFKRERRKRREMSSRQDRVMLLADSSEDEF, from the exons ATGGAGTGTTCCATGACACTGCGACTCCTCCTTCTCGCCTGGTGGTGTGCTCTGGCTGGTGCCAGACCAGTGCAAACTAAGGAGTTAGCTACACCCTCCCAAAGGGATGGAGAGAGCACAACCGAGGGTGGGCAACCCCTGGGGTTGCTCGGGGTGGGCTCGCCGATGGCCGGAGAGAAGAAGCCCAGTGCAGCTGTTGCTGAGGGTTTTTTCCTTGACCCCAGTTCCATATCTACAAAACCTACGCCACCTTCAATCCAGACCCTCGCTCTGAGCACAGAGAAGAAGAGCGAGTTAAGGATCGGATTCGGCGGAGGGTCGAAAAGCAGTGGGCCGACCGGCTGGCCAGCTCTGTTCGGTGAGAGCGAAGTGTCCCATCAAACACAAAGGCTGAAGGCTAGCTTGAGGAGCTCAGGGGTGCGTGTTGAGAGCAGTGCTTTCAGCCCCACTCCTCTGTCCGGAGAACAAGGTGCAATGCCAACCCCTGCTGTCGTGAAAGACAGCGGTGGCCCAGAACGGGGAGCTGCTTCATTAGGAAAGGCAGCACTGGCCAGGTACCAAGATACCCCAGCTGCACAGGCGGACAAAGATGACAGTCACAGTCATTTGGGTTTGTGGAAGAATACAGTCGCAATGGAGGCCGGTGAAAGCCAGTTCTCGACTCCAAAAGGATCCCTCAATCAGGTGctggagaggaggagggaggatgGACCTGGAGTGGGGAGACTTGCCCAGGATCGGAGCCAGAAAAACATTGAAGAGGGTCTGGGGACCCTGCCTAGTGAGGTAGAGAGTTTAGATGCTACGGGATCAAATGCCACAGGCGTTGCTTTAAGTGACTCTCCCCAAGCTAAAAATTGGGAATCAGACACTGTTAGGACTCAAGGTGCTAAAATTGTGAAGACCACCTCCAAGCCATTCAGATTGAGTACAGCTGGACAGGAACGGCCTCACCAGGCAGAGACACCAATGGTGTcagaagggagagagacagacttgTCAGACAACATGGAGGCCACAAACCTTGATGTTCCTGGGTTTCAGGGTCAAGAAGAACAGGAATCTGATACAGCCCTTTTGGCAAAAACCGGGAATACCCAACATCCATGGGCTCAATACAATGATGGGAATGAAAACAGAGCAGTGccaagtgagagagagagaaaaacagaattGCTATCTTACGCAAAGCTTCCTACTCCCACTGGAATACATGACAGAACCCGAAATAAAGGAACACTAAGTGATACGAGTGAAATGGCAAGCCTGGCTTTGCTGGACAGGACACCTTTCTTCTCACACAGCACTTCCTCCACAGTCAGACTTGTTTCAGAGGTTAGGCTGACTGAAGAATTGGATGACTCCCAGCATTTTACATCTCTGGCACCAGAACTGAGAGAAAACAGGGCTACGATTGCTCCATCGAGCCCCAGGCCAAACCTGAGCCTCACCTCCAGCAGCTCTCCAGGGCTGACAGCTAGCCCAGGAGAGAGCTTGTCACAGGCCAGCACCCATGAAGACCCGGGGCCAGCATCCTCCATTCCCACAGGAGGATGGGGGCCTAGCAACAAACTGGCTGGGGAAAGCTGGCTGGCTGTCTCTGCTGGCCCTCGGGCAGAAGATCTGGTGCATCAGACTGGAA tggCAGAGTCCCCATCCCCACCTGTGACTGTAAAGGTCGGTGCTCCCCATTCCACATTGTTAACTACAAACTCTGTGGAGTCTCTCCCTGTCACAGCCAAGACAGTGGACATTTCGTGGAGCAACGCTGGCACAGAGGGTACCATCCTAGACCCCGAGGTGGAGTGGACACCACTACCTGAGGAAATCCCACTGCTCTTTGAGCCTTCAGCTTACACTGTTGCTGACAATTACCCACTACTATCAGAAGTATTAGTAACTCTGCCCCCTGACGGACCCCCACTGGGATCACAGTCGTTGGTCACAAGGATTTCTAGTGCGTATTCGCTGCTGCCAGAGGGGACAAGTGCTGCTTCCCCTAATGGAGCCCTGAAGGAGTCCCTGTCAGGGGCGCCCGTCACCGTACTCCCTGCTGGGCCTTCCCTGGCATTACAGACGGCTAGCTCGGAGGTCTCGGAAGAAGTGGGGCCTCCGCTGATGACATCGATCACGTCCCCCGCTCTAGGTCCAAACCTGGAGAATTGGAACATCGGGTTTGAAG AACTAGATACAACTAGTACTCTGGAGGAAGCCCTTCCCAGTACTCCTGAAACCCCACCCCCTGGAACTTCTCCTGAGCAACCTTTCCTCACAACTATACCCAAGACAACCAGCCGCTCCACTCTGAGACCTGAGTCAGGACTGGAAGACCTGGAGAAACTGGAGTCAGAAG AGGAGCGAGACAAAGAGGATGAGGAGGACGAAGAGACTGAGGAatctgaggaagaggagagccACGAGGACCAGGCGGAGCTTGTCAGCACTCCAACACCCTCTTTCAGCCATACTCCCTACCGACTGCCCTCCAGCTCGCAGTGGGTACAGCACAACCAGGGCCTGG
- the actr10 gene encoding actin-related protein 10, with protein MPLFEGLGSGGEKTAVVIDLGAAYTKCGFAGETGPRCIIPSEIQKPGLQQPIRVVQYNINTEELYSNLKEFIHMLYFRHLLVNPRDRRVVVIESILCPSHFRETLSRVFFKHFEVPSVLFAPSHLMSILTLGINSALVMDCGYTETLVLPVYEGIPILSAWEALPLGGKAIHRELENMLVEHCTVDTDSSKGRSLPTVMGSIPEEIVEDIKVRTCFVSDLQRGLKIQDTRFNLEGTAERPSPPPDVDYPLDGEKILHIKGSIRDAVIETMFEQDNEEKSVATLVLDSLIKCPIDTRKVLSENLVIIGGTAMLPGFLHRLLAEIRLLVEKPRYQQALSTKTFRLHNPPAKPNCTAWLGGAIFGALQDILGSRSVSRDYYNQMGRIPDWCCLSSPPPEAVYDAGKAAPPLMKRAFSTEK; from the exons ATGCCGCTATTCGAGGGTCTGGGAAGCGGTGGGGAGAAGACGGCTGTCGTGATAGATCTAGGAGCTGCCTACACGAA ATGTGGCTTTGCTGGTGAAACGGGGCCCAGATGCATCATCCCTAGTGAAATCCAGAAACCAGGACTCCAGCAG CCCATCAGAGTGGTTCAGTACAACATCAATACGGAGGAACTGTACTCCAACCTCAAGGAGTTCATCCATATGCTGTACTTCAG ACATCTGCTGGTGAACCCCCGGGATAGGCGAGTTGTGGTTATTGAATCAATTCTCTGCCCTTCTCACTTTCGGGAGACACTCAGCAGGGTCTTCTTCAAGCACTTTGAG GTCCCCTCTGTCCTTTTTGCTCCCAGCCATCTCATGTCAATTTTGACCCTGGGCATCAACTCCGCACTGGTGATGGACTGCGGATACACAGAGACTCTGGTGCTGCCT GTATATGAGGGGATCCCTATTCTGTCAGCCTGGGAGGCCCTGCCTCTGGGAGGAAAAGCCATTCACAG GGAGCTGGAGAACATGCTTGTGGAACACTGCACTGTGGACACTGACTCCAGCAAAGGACGGAGTCTGCCAACAGTCATGG GTTCTATTCCTGAAGAAATAGTTGAAGACATTAAAG TGCGCACCTGTTTTGTCAGTGACCTGCAGAGAGGACTGAAGATCCAGGATACAAGGTTCAACCTGGAAGGCACAGCTGAG CGTCCATCCCCACCCCCTGATGTTGACTATCCGTTGGACGGAGAAAAGATTCTGCACATCAAGGGATCAATCAG GGATGCTGTTATCGAAACAATGTTTGAGCAAGACAACGAGGAAAAGTCCGTCGCCACCTTAGTACTCGATTCACTTATCAAG TGTCCAATTGACACTCGCAAGGTGCTGTCGGAGAACCTGGTGATCATCGGCGGCACAGCCATGCTCCCTGGCTTCCTGCATCGTCTCCTGGCCGAGATCCGGCTGCTGGTGGAGAAACCGCGATACCAGCAGGCTCTCTCAACGAAGACGTTCCGCCTGCACAACCCGCCCGCGAAGCCCAACTGCACGGCCTGGCTGGGAG GTGCTATATTTGGGGCCTTGCAAGACATCCTGGGTAGCCGGTCGGTGTCTCGAGATTATTACAACCAGATGGGAAGGATTCCAGACTGGTGCTGCCTGAGCAGCCCCCCACCAGAAGCAGTGTATGATGCGGGCAAGGCCGCCCCGCCGCTCATGAAGAGAGCCTTCTCGACCGAGAAGTGA